A single genomic interval of Lathyrus oleraceus cultivar Zhongwan6 chromosome 7, CAAS_Psat_ZW6_1.0, whole genome shotgun sequence harbors:
- the LOC127101788 gene encoding uncharacterized protein LOC127101788, translated as MACVVSGRSKCDALVYACFNLLKMVAGRNDDALAEALTLLAGAILQMNAGDREHDADEFRALAQEWLKAIEKIFRVMNCSNAQKVQFDTYMLEKEAEDWWHNTIQRFNEDGIEVTWTLFHYAFLEKYFPEDSRIYDKDSRESDAHYKSLHDKKGKWQFRRKTYYGKKKVGDGKKPSGGGSHTPVKCFRYGVEGHRAPECPKGDVTCFKCGKQGHKYFDCRVGSNMTCYNCGEQGHISTKRNKPKKEQAKGKCLHCPVLILLLRRD; from the exons ATGGCATGTGTTGTTTCTGGCAGAAGTAAATGTGATGCCCTCGTGTATGCATGCTTTAATTTACT GAAAATGGTTGCTGGAAGGAATGATGATGCGCTTGCGGAGGCATTGACCCTGTTGGCTGGTGCCATTCTGCAAATGAATGCTGGTGATCGGGAGCATGATGCTGATGAATTTCGTGCTTTAG CTCAAGAGTGGTTGAAGGCGATTGAGAAAATCTTTCGAGTTATGAACTGTTCAAATGCGCAGAAGGTGCAGTTTGACACTTATATGCTTGAGAAAGAAGCTGAGGATTGGTGGCACAACACTATTCAGAGATTTAATGAGGATGGCATTGAAGTGACTTGGACACTTTTCCATTATGCTTTTCTGGagaagtattttccagaagat agtaGGATCTATGATAAGGATAGCCGTGAGAGTGATGCTCATTACAAGTCCTTGCATGATAAGAAAGGAAAATGGCAATTCCGAAGGAAGACGTATTATGGTAAGAAGAAAGTTGGTGATGGCAAGAAGCCGAGTGGGGGAGGATCTCACACTCCTGTTAAGTGCTTCAGATATGGTGTTGAGGGACATCGTGCTCCAGAGTGTCCTAAGGGCGATGTGACTTGTTTCAAATGTGGCAAGCAAGGTCACAAATATTTTGATTGCAGAGTTGGTTCGAATATGACTTGCTACAACTGTGGTGAGCAAGGGCACATTAGTACCAAGCGAAAcaagccgaagaaggagcaagcCAAAGGGAAGTGTTTGCATTGTCCGGTGCTGATACTTTTGCTAAGGAGAGATTGA
- the LOC127101790 gene encoding uncharacterized protein LOC127101790 yields MVTNTPLQRGSMVIDTSAMGSMTNSSVCLKCPLNICDKDFEVDLTCLPLSQLDIILGMDWLRANHVYINYFVKAVLFLEPEKEGDLFLYTQQVNESVRDGAEVFMLVASLKLSENGTMGEFPVVRDFSEVFPDEVSNFPPEHEVEFTIDLIPGTSPVSMAPYRVSP; encoded by the coding sequence atggtaacaaataccccgctacagcgTGGAAGCATGGTCATTGATACTTCGGCTATGGGTTCAATGACTAATTCATCTGTTTGTTTGAAATGTCCGTTGAATATTTGTGATAAAGATTTTGAAGTTGATTTAACGTGTCTTCCATTGAGTCAACTTGATATTATTTTGGGAATGGACTGGTTAAGGGCCAACCATGTCTATATCAATTATTTTGTGAAAGCTGTTCTTTTTCTTGAGCCAGAGAAGGAAGGTGATTTATTCTTGTATACTCAACAAGTGAATGAATCTGTGCGAGATGGTGCTGAAGTGTTTATGTTGGTGGCAAGTTTGAAGCTTAGTGAAAATGGAACAATGGGTGAATTTCCAGTTGTTCGTGATTTTTCTGAAGTGTTTCCTGATGAGGTTAGCAATTTTCCACCTGAACATGAAGTTGAGTTCACGATTGATTTGATTCCTGGTACTAGTCCGgtatcgatggctccgtatcggGTGTCACCATaa